One Alcaligenes ammonioxydans DNA segment encodes these proteins:
- a CDS encoding homoserine kinase, which translates to MAVFTSVSELDARELLEHYTIGEFVSLRGITAGIENTNYFLSTTQGEYVLTLFEVLTQEQLPFYIELMHHLAAKGVPVPQPMTRRDGKRICVMHGKPCSIVTRLRGGYEPEPTVEHCRQIARTQAQAHLAAQDFPLEQPNLRGLSWWKTTVPQVLPFLDDSQAELILAVLQEQAEFADSDTYRSLPKGPAHCDLFRDNVLFAGTSDAPQMGGIIDFYFAGCDTWLFDVAVAVNDWCIDRLSGALNQEKTQAWLQAYAQVRPFTEAEHAAWPILIQAAALRFWISRLYDFYLPRPAQTLKPHDPRHFERVLRQRREQAVPTLPR; encoded by the coding sequence ATGGCTGTTTTTACTTCTGTCAGCGAACTTGACGCCCGCGAACTGCTGGAACACTACACAATTGGCGAGTTTGTTTCCTTACGCGGCATTACCGCCGGCATTGAAAACACCAATTACTTTCTGAGCACCACCCAGGGTGAGTATGTTCTGACCTTGTTTGAAGTTCTGACCCAGGAACAACTGCCTTTTTACATCGAACTCATGCACCACCTGGCCGCCAAAGGTGTGCCGGTGCCCCAGCCCATGACCCGCCGCGACGGCAAACGCATTTGCGTCATGCACGGCAAGCCCTGTTCGATCGTCACGCGCCTGCGGGGAGGCTACGAGCCCGAGCCCACCGTTGAGCACTGTCGCCAGATCGCCCGCACCCAGGCCCAGGCCCACCTGGCGGCTCAGGATTTCCCGCTGGAGCAACCCAATCTGCGGGGGCTGAGCTGGTGGAAAACCACCGTGCCGCAGGTGCTGCCTTTTCTGGACGACAGCCAGGCTGAGCTGATCCTGGCCGTCCTGCAGGAGCAGGCTGAATTTGCCGACAGCGACACCTACCGCTCCTTGCCCAAGGGGCCGGCCCACTGCGATCTGTTTCGCGACAATGTATTGTTTGCGGGTACATCGGACGCTCCACAAATGGGTGGCATCATCGACTTTTACTTTGCCGGCTGCGATACCTGGTTGTTTGATGTGGCCGTCGCTGTCAATGACTGGTGTATCGATCGGCTCAGCGGAGCCCTGAATCAGGAAAAGACCCAGGCCTGGCTGCAGGCCTACGCGCAGGTGCGTCCTTTTACCGAAGCTGAGCATGCCGCCTGGCCTATACTGATCCAGGCTGCCGCACTGCGCTTCTGGATCTCGCGCCTGTACGACTTTTATCTGCCCCGCCCCGCTCAAACCCTCAAGCCGCACGATCCACGGCACTTTGAGCGCGTACTGCGCCAGCGTCGCGAACAGGCTGTGCCGACGCTTCCTCGATAA
- a CDS encoding BPSS1780 family membrane protein — protein MQAAKLPFLYGWYWIQEGLRLFKLQPAALFFWSLITSILINLSNIFPIFGQMVLIVLVPTMTFIIQNACRRIDAGEVMRLGMWTEPLKPVPVRNRLIKLGFIYLLACLAVGFIATFPFVSELSQLMDNREASPEAIMAAFRKPIFLFFILYLGLSALFWHAPALVGWHAIPVKQALFFSMVACWRNKAAFLLYGLCWAAAFFTIQTLGELLLGAGLSPGTATLVLTPINLAMAAILYASFYPAYRSVFGDSIRDQHRI, from the coding sequence ATGCAAGCTGCCAAACTTCCCTTTCTCTACGGGTGGTACTGGATTCAGGAAGGGTTGCGTTTGTTCAAGCTGCAACCGGCCGCCCTGTTTTTCTGGAGTTTGATTACTTCCATCCTGATCAACCTGAGCAATATCTTTCCCATCTTCGGGCAGATGGTGCTGATCGTGCTGGTCCCCACCATGACCTTCATTATCCAGAATGCCTGCCGCCGCATTGATGCCGGGGAAGTGATGCGTCTGGGCATGTGGACCGAACCCTTAAAGCCGGTGCCCGTGCGCAACCGACTCATCAAGCTGGGCTTTATTTACCTGTTGGCCTGTCTGGCCGTGGGTTTTATTGCGACCTTCCCCTTTGTCAGTGAATTGTCGCAGTTGATGGATAACCGCGAGGCCAGCCCTGAAGCCATCATGGCGGCGTTTCGTAAACCTATCTTCCTGTTCTTTATCCTGTACCTGGGTTTATCGGCCTTGTTCTGGCACGCTCCTGCCCTGGTAGGCTGGCACGCCATCCCGGTCAAACAAGCCCTGTTTTTTTCCATGGTAGCTTGCTGGCGTAACAAAGCCGCCTTTCTGCTCTACGGCCTGTGCTGGGCTGCCGCCTTCTTCACCATCCAGACACTGGGCGAGCTGCTGCTGGGTGCCGGTTTAAGCCCGGGCACAGCCACTTTGGTGCTGACACCTATCAATCTGGCAATGGCGGCTATCCTGTACGCCAGCTTCTACCCGGCTTACCGCAGCGTGTTTGGTGACTCAATCCGCGACCAACACCGCATCTAA
- a CDS encoding type II secretion system F family protein: MTLSLIWLLSAASAVLLVMGCLWAWRKRYLFFLQGGSSLGQAAWQAWQAPFAQGVSLCLSLPFVHEWSERSWGAYTRQMQAYLGQRVAILILLVTVIGAWYLSWGGALMDILGMAAAGLLLSVLQAASRGRALQRRHHNRCRRDLPFFLDLLVLAVESGLGLQQAWARALEATPQGSLSISLHKVQGELRAGRRLPQAMRKIASTFRVVELEELALSLELAQDTGLSLALLLRSQAEKLRAHLQLEAEQRALKLPVYLLAPLVVCIFPCTFLVIAMSLLGPWLAGGAG, translated from the coding sequence ATGACACTTTCCCTGATCTGGCTGTTGTCTGCTGCAAGTGCGGTCCTGTTGGTAATGGGTTGTTTATGGGCCTGGCGCAAGCGCTACCTGTTTTTTCTGCAAGGGGGAAGCAGTTTGGGGCAGGCTGCATGGCAGGCCTGGCAAGCCCCGTTTGCCCAGGGGGTGAGCCTGTGTTTGTCCCTGCCCTTTGTACATGAGTGGTCGGAGCGATCCTGGGGAGCCTATACCCGTCAGATGCAAGCTTACCTGGGTCAGCGAGTGGCCATACTCATTTTGCTGGTGACCGTGATAGGGGCCTGGTACTTGAGTTGGGGTGGCGCCCTGATGGATATTCTGGGAATGGCTGCGGCCGGTTTGCTGCTGAGTGTGCTGCAGGCAGCCTCACGAGGTAGAGCGCTTCAGCGCCGACATCATAATCGCTGCCGACGGGATCTGCCGTTTTTCCTGGATTTGTTGGTGCTGGCGGTAGAGTCGGGTCTGGGCTTGCAACAAGCCTGGGCACGTGCCTTGGAGGCCACCCCGCAGGGCAGTTTGTCGATCAGTTTGCACAAGGTGCAGGGAGAGCTTCGGGCAGGCAGACGTTTGCCCCAGGCCATGCGCAAGATTGCCTCGACATTCAGAGTGGTGGAGCTGGAGGAATTGGCCTTGTCTTTGGAACTGGCGCAAGACACAGGCCTGTCTCTGGCCTTGTTGCTGCGATCGCAGGCGGAAAAGCTGCGCGCCCATCTGCAGCTTGAAGCCGAGCAACGAGCGCTTAAGCTACCGGTGTACTTATTGGCCCCTTTAGTGGTGTGCATTTTTCCCTGCACATTTCTGGTGATCGCCATGAGTCTGCTCGGGCCCTGGTTGGCAGGAGGGGCAGGATGA
- a CDS encoding type II secretion system F family protein — MRLLSILLAVCGAGLLAYVCLRLGHRLLMHYRQQLLGQSERSLQSHFVFVRSHYLGGLAWGLLPVSLLLAWWLIQSFWLAVAVTVFVAATPLVVLRWMERRRLELLRRQLPDFVLSLALSLQAGLALQAAMQQLSQSLPAPLGPELRLLLRQQRVGLSPRESYGNLLLRVPVSELAMVTSALQMGQSTGAGLGERMKILAQTIRARVNIEDKILALTAQARLQARIMFCLPAFVAGAL; from the coding sequence ATGAGGCTTTTGAGTATCTTGCTGGCAGTTTGTGGCGCTGGCTTGCTGGCCTATGTGTGCTTGCGTTTGGGGCACCGGCTGCTCATGCATTACAGACAGCAGTTGCTCGGACAGTCTGAACGTAGTTTGCAGTCACATTTTGTTTTTGTGCGCAGTCACTATCTTGGGGGCCTGGCCTGGGGACTCTTGCCCGTGAGCTTATTGCTGGCGTGGTGGCTGATTCAGTCGTTCTGGCTGGCAGTCGCTGTAACAGTGTTTGTTGCGGCGACACCATTGGTGGTGTTGCGTTGGATGGAACGAAGACGGCTGGAGCTGCTTCGACGGCAGTTGCCGGATTTTGTCTTGTCATTGGCCTTGAGCTTGCAGGCAGGACTGGCCTTGCAAGCTGCCATGCAGCAACTGTCGCAGTCTTTGCCGGCCCCGTTGGGGCCAGAGCTACGCTTGCTCTTGCGCCAGCAGCGGGTAGGTTTAAGTCCTCGGGAGTCCTATGGAAATCTCTTGCTGCGCGTCCCGGTGTCCGAGCTCGCGATGGTGACCAGCGCACTGCAAATGGGGCAAAGCACGGGCGCAGGTTTGGGCGAGCGTATGAAGATACTGGCCCAGACGATTCGGGCACGCGTGAACATCGAGGACAAAATCCTTGCGCTGACTGCCCAGGCGCGCTTGCAAGCGCGAATCATGTTTTGTCTGCCAGCTTTTGTGGCTGGTGCCTTGTAA
- a CDS encoding ATPase, T2SS/T4P/T4SS family — protein sequence MNLELESELGTTRSCTLRLPALIGRDPACDVVLPSWRIARQHASLLNRAGAVYIQDHGSLTGVQLNGKRVYDDGPLRVGDVLTAGGFKLRIAGLGSPPRPGSAPPMTEPETRVSAMAVATAASIPVSVSAPSKADQTSGKEQIEHVQGQGAPLLSNSELFRQEQQRLHQALLSALDLERRDLSRVTDKQLEQEAFDCLGRLIQTQCALPPPEQARLQASVCAEAVGLGPLEPLLADPAVSEIMVNRYDRVFVEKAGRLQAHPMVFSSDAALRAVIDRILAPLGRRLDISSPAVDGRLADGSRFHAVLSPIAVKGTCVTIRKFPKRRLGLEDLLQMGSLSSEMGAFLRQAVQRRCNILVSGGTGTGKTTLLNVLSTCIDEGERLVTLEDAAELQLQHSNWVALEARPANAEGQGQVDIRSLLRQALRMRPDRIVVGECRGAEAFDMLSAMNTGHEGSMGTLHANTPRDALSRLEGMVLMAGLDLPLQVVREHIARALHIIVQLSRLPDGRRLVHEIVELTGIEAQRIQLQTLYCYRPELGFAASGLRSEHLFQSGEQA from the coding sequence TTGAACCTTGAACTTGAGTCGGAGTTGGGGACAACTCGTTCCTGCACCCTTCGTTTGCCAGCGCTCATAGGCCGCGACCCGGCCTGTGACGTAGTCCTGCCCTCCTGGCGTATCGCGCGTCAGCATGCCAGCCTGCTGAATCGGGCGGGAGCGGTGTATATCCAGGATCATGGCTCCTTGACAGGGGTGCAGCTCAACGGCAAAAGGGTGTACGACGATGGGCCGTTGCGTGTCGGTGACGTGCTCACTGCCGGGGGGTTCAAACTGCGCATTGCTGGCTTGGGGTCGCCACCACGACCTGGCTCTGCGCCCCCCATGACTGAGCCAGAAACGCGGGTGTCGGCGATGGCCGTAGCAACTGCTGCTTCCATACCTGTATCAGTGTCTGCTCCGTCCAAAGCGGATCAGACATCCGGTAAGGAGCAGATTGAACATGTGCAGGGGCAGGGGGCGCCACTTTTATCAAACAGCGAGCTGTTCAGGCAAGAGCAGCAGCGCTTGCACCAGGCTTTGTTATCGGCCTTGGACCTGGAGCGTCGCGATCTGTCTCGCGTAACGGACAAGCAGCTTGAACAGGAGGCGTTTGATTGTCTGGGCCGTCTGATTCAGACGCAATGTGCGCTACCGCCCCCTGAGCAGGCCCGATTGCAGGCCAGTGTATGCGCGGAGGCGGTGGGTCTGGGGCCCTTGGAGCCTTTGCTGGCTGACCCGGCTGTTTCGGAGATTATGGTCAATCGTTATGACCGGGTGTTTGTGGAAAAGGCCGGACGGCTGCAGGCTCATCCCATGGTGTTCAGTAGCGATGCAGCCTTGCGCGCCGTCATCGACCGAATTCTGGCGCCGCTGGGACGACGCCTGGATATCAGTTCTCCGGCCGTGGATGGGCGACTGGCAGATGGGTCCCGTTTCCATGCGGTCCTGTCGCCCATCGCCGTCAAGGGAACCTGCGTGACCATACGCAAATTTCCCAAGCGCCGCCTCGGTCTGGAGGATTTGTTGCAGATGGGTAGTCTGTCTTCAGAGATGGGCGCATTTCTGCGGCAGGCAGTGCAACGGCGTTGCAATATTCTGGTGTCCGGTGGAACAGGGACCGGTAAGACCACACTGCTCAATGTTCTCAGTACCTGTATTGATGAGGGTGAGCGCCTGGTGACGCTGGAGGATGCGGCCGAGCTGCAGCTGCAGCATAGCAATTGGGTTGCGCTGGAAGCCCGCCCCGCCAATGCAGAGGGTCAGGGACAGGTAGATATACGAAGTTTGCTGCGCCAGGCCTTGCGGATGAGGCCTGACCGGATCGTGGTGGGGGAGTGCCGTGGAGCGGAGGCCTTCGACATGTTGTCAGCCATGAATACCGGGCATGAAGGCTCAATGGGAACCTTGCACGCGAACACGCCTCGGGATGCCTTGTCGCGTCTGGAAGGCATGGTGTTGATGGCTGGTCTGGACTTGCCCTTGCAGGTGGTGCGTGAACATATCGCCCGGGCCTTGCATATTATCGTGCAACTGAGCCGCTTGCCCGATGGCAGGCGCCTGGTTCATGAAATTGTGGAGCTTACCGGCATCGAGGCGCAGCGTATCCAGTTACAGACCTTGTACTGCTATCGCCCTGAACTGGGCTTTGCAGCCAGTGGCCTCAGGTCCGAACATCTCTTTCAGTCAGGGGAGCAAGCATGA
- a CDS encoding type II and III secretion system protein family protein, protein MLVAALLLVSVQSAARDLGLQVGELMVLPDTQVERVAVGDGDIVHAVTTESGELILFARKTGSTVVQVWSLAGKSQSYQIEVLPENHRQTLAELRSLLERIPELRISELGGKLVLEGEGLSDQDKQRIQALSQEHPQLLDFTQQDGWEPMVLLDVQVVEVPRNSLRELGVRWQGQSQGGLSMGGAWDAATHQFLDRPGEAVLPLAFPASQGAAFFGVGALMSARVQAMAQEGHALVLAQPQLLARSGSQAEFLAGGELPYTTTDDKGNSRTSFKPYGVSLRIVPRVERGGLVRSQIEVEVSSVDASLSQPAGPSLKTRRASTEFNVRSGQTLVLAGFISREESMHMDRLPGLASLPVLGALFRSERFARQETELAVFVTPTLVAAEHPDLLARQANAAQWLEQGFPDAPRLNTPVRALSEGSRQGRWSQWVEPQSEVFRVEP, encoded by the coding sequence ATGCTTGTTGCCGCCTTGCTGCTCGTCAGCGTGCAAAGTGCAGCTCGGGATCTGGGGCTGCAAGTCGGTGAGCTGATGGTGCTGCCTGATACGCAGGTTGAGCGGGTGGCGGTAGGAGATGGCGATATTGTCCATGCGGTCACGACCGAGTCCGGTGAGCTGATTCTGTTCGCACGCAAGACGGGCAGCACGGTAGTGCAGGTCTGGTCTCTGGCAGGAAAAAGCCAGTCTTATCAGATTGAGGTGCTACCCGAAAATCACAGGCAGACTTTGGCGGAGTTACGAAGTTTGTTGGAGCGTATTCCAGAGCTTCGCATCAGTGAACTAGGCGGCAAGCTGGTGCTGGAAGGAGAGGGACTGAGTGATCAGGACAAGCAGCGTATTCAGGCCTTGAGCCAGGAGCATCCCCAATTATTGGATTTCACGCAGCAAGATGGTTGGGAGCCCATGGTTTTGCTTGATGTGCAGGTGGTCGAGGTGCCGCGCAACAGTTTGCGCGAATTGGGTGTACGCTGGCAGGGGCAGTCCCAAGGTGGCTTGAGCATGGGCGGTGCCTGGGACGCAGCGACGCATCAGTTTTTGGATCGTCCTGGCGAAGCGGTGCTGCCCTTGGCTTTTCCTGCCAGTCAGGGGGCCGCCTTTTTTGGCGTCGGGGCCTTGATGTCCGCACGCGTCCAGGCCATGGCGCAGGAGGGCCACGCGTTGGTGCTGGCCCAACCGCAGCTTTTGGCGCGCAGCGGTTCACAGGCCGAATTTCTGGCAGGGGGCGAGCTGCCTTATACCACCACCGACGACAAAGGAAACAGCAGGACCAGCTTCAAGCCCTACGGTGTATCGCTGCGCATCGTTCCGCGCGTCGAGCGAGGGGGGCTGGTCCGATCACAGATCGAGGTGGAAGTCAGTTCCGTGGATGCCAGTCTGTCCCAGCCTGCCGGGCCATCCTTGAAAACCCGGCGGGCGTCGACCGAGTTCAACGTACGTTCGGGTCAAACACTGGTCTTGGCCGGGTTCATATCGCGGGAAGAGTCCATGCATATGGATCGCTTGCCGGGACTGGCTAGTCTGCCGGTATTGGGAGCCCTGTTTCGTTCTGAACGGTTTGCCCGGCAGGAAACAGAGCTGGCGGTATTTGTGACCCCCACTTTGGTGGCGGCCGAACATCCTGATTTGCTGGCCCGGCAGGCGAATGCCGCTCAGTGGCTGGAGCAGGGCTTCCCTGATGCACCGCGGTTGAATACGCCTGTTCGTGCCCTGTCCGAGGGTAGCCGCCAAGGTCGATGGTCGCAATGGGTAGAGCCACAGAGCGAGGTGTTTCGTGTTGAACCTTGA
- the cpaB gene encoding Flp pilus assembly protein CpaB has translation MIRAKFLWLCRHPSVGFGLLALLAGLMAAGASSRYLERQEQALRQAAQRAHLDRVVAASSLPAGTVLQAEHLAARAFPADLVPSDSWDAAQFENLLGRVLSQPLRAGDLISNAHVQEASGPFSQQLLSGRRALTVPVDAISSVSGLIRPGDLIDIYVSFEDRQRRVTAPLLQSVLVLATGQKSGEASATMRTDKDVFNTLTLDVGPDDALKLLAARQHGRISALLRNPEDHTPHQAAVRGELADILGLGQSVVARPPVQVLYGNRPGGQQVQAEAERLGWLDMPDSFSLGPQP, from the coding sequence ATGATTCGGGCAAAATTTCTTTGGCTATGCCGTCATCCCAGCGTCGGCTTTGGCCTCCTGGCTTTATTGGCTGGCCTGATGGCGGCGGGGGCCAGCAGCCGTTACCTGGAGCGGCAGGAGCAGGCTTTGCGACAGGCTGCGCAGCGTGCCCATCTGGACAGGGTGGTAGCGGCCTCCAGCCTGCCTGCGGGAACGGTGCTGCAAGCGGAGCATCTGGCGGCGCGAGCCTTTCCTGCCGACTTGGTGCCCAGCGATAGCTGGGACGCAGCACAGTTTGAGAACTTGTTGGGACGGGTACTCAGCCAGCCATTACGGGCAGGTGATCTGATTAGCAATGCGCATGTGCAGGAGGCCAGCGGCCCTTTCTCTCAGCAGCTCTTATCCGGCAGGCGTGCCTTGACGGTGCCGGTCGATGCGATCAGCTCGGTGTCGGGCCTGATCCGGCCAGGAGACTTGATTGATATCTATGTCAGTTTCGAGGACAGACAAAGGCGGGTGACGGCTCCTTTGCTGCAGTCGGTACTGGTTCTGGCGACTGGGCAAAAGTCGGGTGAGGCTTCTGCAACGATGCGCACGGATAAGGATGTCTTCAACACCTTGACGCTGGATGTTGGCCCCGACGATGCCTTGAAGTTGCTGGCGGCCAGGCAGCATGGGCGTATCAGTGCTTTGTTGCGTAACCCCGAGGACCACACTCCCCATCAGGCGGCAGTCCGGGGAGAGCTGGCTGATATTTTGGGGCTGGGACAGAGTGTGGTGGCCAGGCCGCCCGTGCAGGTGCTGTATGGCAACAGGCCGGGAGGGCAGCAGGTTCAGGCAGAAGCAGAGCGTCTGGGCTGGCTTGATATGCCTGACAGCTTTTCATTGGGACCGCAGCCATGA
- a CDS encoding fumarylacetoacetate hydrolase family protein, whose translation MSTVIPTPAVAALNVQDSEQVFPVRRIYCVGRNYVEHAQEMGFTGREDPFFFCKPADSILNVLPGQVCDMPYPSRTQDLHHEIELVVALSKGGRDLTVEQAAECVWGYAVGLDMTRRDLQTQAKKAGRPWEVGKAFDHSAPTGPLVPRSRIGDLSQGAITLDVNGERRQTGDLNQLIWSVAESIAYLSGLFELFPGDIIFTGTPAGVGSVERGDVMHGVIEGLGSIDVRLV comes from the coding sequence ATGAGTACCGTCATCCCCACGCCAGCGGTTGCGGCGCTGAACGTACAGGACAGTGAGCAGGTTTTTCCTGTACGCCGCATTTATTGCGTCGGCCGCAATTATGTCGAGCATGCACAGGAAATGGGTTTTACCGGGCGCGAAGATCCTTTCTTCTTCTGCAAACCGGCCGACTCCATCTTGAATGTGCTGCCCGGCCAAGTCTGCGACATGCCTTATCCTTCCCGCACCCAGGATCTGCATCACGAGATCGAGCTCGTCGTGGCTTTGTCCAAGGGCGGGCGTGATCTGACGGTGGAGCAGGCTGCTGAATGTGTGTGGGGATACGCGGTGGGTCTGGACATGACCCGTCGGGATTTGCAGACGCAAGCCAAAAAAGCCGGTCGTCCCTGGGAAGTGGGCAAAGCCTTTGACCACTCCGCACCGACGGGCCCGCTGGTGCCTCGTAGCCGTATTGGCGATCTATCCCAAGGGGCCATTACCTTGGACGTCAACGGTGAGCGACGCCAGACTGGCGATTTGAATCAGCTGATCTGGAGTGTCGCTGAGTCCATCGCTTATCTGTCAGGTCTGTTCGAGCTGTTCCCGGGTGATATCATTTTCACGGGAACCCCGGCCGGTGTCGGCTCGGTGGAACGTGGTGATGTGATGCACGGGGTGATCGAGGGTCTGGGCAGCATAGACGTTCGTCTGGTCTGA
- the ppa gene encoding inorganic diphosphatase has protein sequence MSLAHVPAGKKLPDEINVVIEIPMNSDPVKYEVDENGVVFVDRFMLTAMHYPCNYGYVPQTISDDGDPVDVLVIAPFPIQIGAVIPCRPIGVLHMDDEGGGDAKLLAVPTDKLYPLYRNVKSPEDLQPEELERIKHFFEHYKDIEKGKWVKVKGWDGIEAAKKELVDGAKRFADGQAK, from the coding sequence ATGAGCCTCGCCCACGTACCAGCTGGCAAAAAACTGCCCGACGAGATCAACGTAGTCATCGAAATTCCCATGAACTCGGACCCCGTCAAATACGAAGTTGACGAAAACGGCGTGGTGTTTGTGGATCGCTTCATGCTGACCGCCATGCACTACCCCTGCAATTATGGTTACGTTCCGCAGACCATTTCGGATGATGGCGACCCGGTTGACGTGCTGGTGATTGCTCCTTTCCCCATCCAGATCGGTGCGGTTATTCCATGCCGCCCTATCGGCGTGCTGCACATGGATGATGAAGGCGGTGGTGATGCCAAACTACTGGCTGTGCCAACCGACAAGCTGTACCCCCTGTACCGCAACGTGAAGTCGCCTGAAGATCTGCAGCCTGAGGAGCTGGAGCGCATCAAGCACTTTTTCGAGCACTACAAAGACATCGAAAAAGGCAAATGGGTCAAGGTCAAGGGCTGGGACGGCATCGAAGCTGCCAAGAAAGAACTGGTAGACGGCGCCAAGCGTTTTGCTGACGGCCAGGCAAAATGA
- a CDS encoding heme biosynthesis HemY N-terminal domain-containing protein has protein sequence MRTWFWTLILFIAAVALALVLREHAGNVYLVTPHYLARASLTYVVLCILGLFIVLYVLLRLLAWFGDGPERFRLWRGRRAQRRDQTLLETGWISILEGRYEQAEKDLMKLMSKTRSQSSKVVAGLAAARAAHYQGQIAQRDQALAAARAAAGNDVRLKEASAVASAELYLDQHRTQEAIELLQDLQDASSRHLHATRLLLRAYRQEGNAERVYELTRLLMRRSGIERQEALGHIEFAAAARLRAGGAEQFKALWSDLKSEEKTLPGVALEAALIQERDGNYEEAGRILEPAIAASFDSRLLEAYAQCPPEFVGRRLAKAEEWLRSQPNNPVLLSTLGHLCLTSQLWGQGEHYLLRSLKIQGDLRNHALLGNLYDSLGRHDEAVSYWRKAASMAGTLPVLAVSTALPAADTRHDPSHTDADSLPSQDEGLPHYTYAASVVAEDLPDQGRPLPVVAEPVAPAAKPEQDSLSSSADLDDYFDTAPIPGVDLSQTSDRPRRSND, from the coding sequence ATGCGTACCTGGTTTTGGACACTTATCCTATTTATCGCCGCGGTTGCCCTGGCGCTGGTCTTGCGCGAGCATGCCGGTAATGTCTATCTGGTGACTCCGCATTATCTGGCCCGTGCTTCATTGACCTACGTGGTTCTGTGCATACTGGGCTTGTTCATTGTGCTGTATGTACTGTTGCGTTTGCTGGCCTGGTTTGGTGATGGCCCGGAGCGTTTTCGCTTGTGGCGGGGACGCCGTGCACAGCGACGTGACCAGACCTTGCTGGAAACAGGCTGGATCAGTATTTTGGAAGGTCGTTACGAGCAAGCTGAAAAAGACCTGATGAAGCTGATGAGCAAGACCCGCTCGCAGTCAAGCAAAGTCGTGGCCGGTTTGGCAGCGGCGCGTGCCGCACATTATCAGGGGCAAATTGCTCAGCGTGATCAGGCGCTGGCCGCCGCCCGTGCTGCCGCTGGCAATGATGTGCGTTTGAAAGAAGCCAGTGCCGTAGCCTCGGCTGAACTGTATCTGGATCAGCACCGCACGCAAGAAGCGATCGAGCTGCTTCAGGATTTGCAGGATGCCAGCTCCCGCCATTTGCATGCCACTCGTTTGTTGTTGCGTGCTTATCGGCAAGAAGGCAATGCCGAACGTGTGTATGAGTTGACTCGCTTGCTGATGCGCCGCAGTGGCATTGAACGCCAAGAGGCGCTAGGTCACATTGAATTTGCGGCTGCCGCTCGATTGCGCGCCGGCGGGGCAGAGCAGTTCAAGGCCTTGTGGTCCGATCTGAAGTCTGAAGAGAAAACCTTGCCGGGTGTGGCCCTGGAGGCTGCCTTGATTCAGGAGCGCGACGGTAATTACGAAGAAGCCGGTCGTATCCTGGAGCCAGCAATCGCAGCTAGCTTTGACAGTCGTCTGCTCGAAGCCTATGCCCAATGTCCGCCGGAGTTTGTGGGGCGTCGCTTGGCCAAGGCCGAGGAATGGCTGCGTAGCCAGCCCAATAATCCGGTTCTGTTGTCCACGCTGGGTCATTTGTGCCTGACCAGCCAGCTGTGGGGGCAGGGGGAGCATTACTTGTTGCGCAGTCTGAAAATTCAGGGCGATCTGCGCAATCATGCCTTGTTGGGTAATCTTTACGATAGCCTGGGGCGTCACGACGAGGCTGTTTCGTACTGGCGCAAGGCCGCGTCCATGGCGGGGACCCTACCGGTTCTAGCCGTCAGCACCGCCTTGCCCGCGGCCGATACCCGTCATGACCCCAGCCATACCGATGCTGACAGCCTGCCCTCGCAGGACGAGGGCCTGCCGCATTACACCTACGCAGCCAGCGTCGTGGCCGAGGATTTACCCGATCAGGGTCGGCCTTTGCCGGTGGTTGCAGAGCCTGTTGCGCCTGCTGCAAAACCGGAACAAGACAGCCTGAGCTCTTCCGCTGATTTGGATGATTACTTTGATACGGCTCCCATTCCCGGGGTCGATCTCTCTCAAACTTCGGATCGTCCTCGACGATCCAATGATTAA